A single Megachile rotundata isolate GNS110a chromosome 9, iyMegRotu1, whole genome shotgun sequence DNA region contains:
- the LOC143265175 gene encoding uncharacterized protein LOC143265175 has product MPMTRNQATSATGSSVSEDSAAMPEVSRVGIRVPPFWPEQPAVWFHQIEAQFVLSGVTVDSTKFYYVMSQLESKYAAEVQDIFDKPPETDKYETLKKELIRRLTASQGERIERLLAKEEMGDRTPSQFLRHMQNLAGTTVSEEFLRTLWSRRLPTMTRAIVNSQPDLPLSKLAEIADQIRENSGAAQVASVQQESVLDQVSRRLNDLALEVAELRRSRVDHQPAKNFRRRSRSRSFKRGNSPAGKKHCWYHRIFGTESTRCRPPCNFTTGNGDKRH; this is encoded by the coding sequence ATGCCTATGACGAGGAATCAGGCAACTTCCGCGACGGGTAGTAGTGTATCTGAAGACTCCGCCGCGATGCCAGAAGTGAGTCGCGTTGGTATTCGCGTTCCGCCGTTCTGGCCCGAGCAACCAGCAGTCTGGTTTCACCAAATTGAGGCTCAATTTGTGTTAAGTGGCGTGACAGTGGACAGtacgaaattttattatgttatgtCGCAACTTGAGTCAAAATATGCCGCGGAAGTGCAGGACATTTTCGACAAACCGCCGGAAACTGATAAGTATGAAACGCTGAAGAAGGAGCTAATCCGTCGGCTCACAGCATCCCAAGGTGAGCGCATCGAGCGGCTGTTGGCAAAGGAGGAGATGGGTGACAGGACCCCATCTCAATTTCTGCGACACATGCAGAACCTCGCAGGGACAACCGTTTCTGAGGAGTTTTTAAGGACTTTGTGGTCGCGTAGATTGCCGACAATGACACGCGCGATTGTGAACTCGCAGCCGGACTTGCCGCTAAGCAAATTAGCTGAAATAGCGGACCAAATTCGCGAAAATTCGGGAGCAGCGCAGGTTGCCAGTGTACAGCAAGAATCAGTGCTGGACCAGGTGTCACGACGTCTCAACGATTTGGCATTGGAAGTGGCTGAATTGAGACGGAGCCGCGTGGATCACCAGCCTGCAAAGAACTTTCGTCGCCGATCTCGTTCGCGCAGTTTTAAGCGTGGAAATTCACCAGCCGGGAAGAAGCATTGCTGGTACCACAGGATTTTCGGGACCGAATCCACACGATGTCGCCCTCCGTGTAACTTCACGACGGGAAACGGGGACAAGCGTCACTGA